The following coding sequences lie in one Musa acuminata AAA Group cultivar baxijiao chromosome BXJ1-8, Cavendish_Baxijiao_AAA, whole genome shotgun sequence genomic window:
- the LOC103994440 gene encoding 4-coumarate--CoA ligase-like 4 isoform X2 translates to MGKMVYSRSGVDPRSGYCDANSTFYSKRPPIALPADPNLSVTAFLASRRHSGTTAFIDAATGHRVSFTALWRSVAAVATALASPPLSVRKPHVVLLLSPNSVHFPVVSLAVMSLGAVLTTTNPLNTPVEIGRQLADSCPVLAFTTRSLIPKLASAPDLRIVLLDDRRRPSDDRRIVATIGEMIATEPDPARTAGAVSQDDTATLLYSSGTTGTSKGVVATHRNLIAMVQIVLDRFKLEDGAEPETFICTVPMFHVFGLVAFATGPLGSGSTVVVLSKFELGEMVRAINEYGATYLPLVPPILVAMANQSRPLPLGRLRRALSGGAPLRREVIEGFREKYPAVEILQGYGLTETTGIGASTDSAEESRRYGTAGMVSPNTEARIVDPDSGAALPVNRTGELWLRGPYVMKGAGQYLTWRLTLSLGLRGEPGCCRVWASLGRCAPVPRSSARS, encoded by the exons ATGGGAAAAATGGTGTACTCGAGGAGTGGCGTCGACCCTCGGAGCGGCTACTGCGACGCGAACTCGACCTTCTACAGCAAGCGGCCGCCCATCGCCCTTCCCGCCGATCCCAACCTCTCCGTCACCGCCTTTCTCGCCTCTCGCCGCCACTCCGGCACCACCGCCTTCATCGACGCCGCCACCGGCCACCGCGTCTCATTCACCGCCCTCTGGCGGTCCGTTGCCGCGGTCGCCACCGCCCTCGCCTCCCCTCCCCTCTCCGTCCGCAAGCCCCatgtcgtcctcctcctctcccccaaCTCGGTCCACTTTCCCGTCGTCTCCCTCGCCGTCATGTCCCTCGGCGCCGTCCTCACAACCACCAACCCCCTCAACACCCCAGTCGAGATCGGCCGCCAGCTCGCCGACTCTTGCCCTGTCCTCGCCTTCACCACCCGCTCCCTAATTCCTAAGCTCGCCTCCGCCCCTGATCTCCGAATCGTCCTCCTCGACGACCGCCGGCGGCCATCGGACGACCGCCGGATCGTTGCCACCATCGGCGAGATGATCGCGACGGAGCCGGACCCGGCCCGGACCGCCGGCGCCGTGAGCCAGGACGACACCGCCACGCTGCTCTACTCCTCCGGCACCACGGGCACCAGCAAGGGCGTCGTCGCCACCCACCGCAACCTCATCGCCATGGTCCAGATCGTCCTCGACAGGTTCAAGCTGGAGGACGGCGCTGAGCCGGAGACCTTCATCTGCACCGTCCCCATGTTCCACGTGTTCGGCCTGGTGGCCTTCGCCACGGGGCCGCTGGGCTCGGGGTCGACGGTGGTGGTGCTGTCCAAGTTCGAGCTGGGGGAGATGGTGCGGGCGATCAACGAGTATGGGGCGACGTACCTGCCGCTGGTGCCGCCAATCCTGGTGGCGATGGCGAACCAGAGCCGGCCGCTGCCGCTGGGCCGGCTCCGGCGGGCGCTCTCAGGCGGGGCGCCGCTACGGCGGGAGGTGATCGAGGGGTTCCGGGAGAAGTACCCCGCGGTGGAGATCCTGCAGGGGTACGGCCTCACCGAGACAACGGGGATCGGCGCCTCCACCGACTCGGCGGAGGAGAGCCGCCGCTACGGCACCGCCGGGATGGTCTCCCCCAACACGGAGGCCCGCATCGTGGACCCCGACTCTGGCGCGGCCCTCCCCGTGAACCGCACCGGCGAGCTGTGGCTTCGCGGTCCCTACGTCATGAAAG gggcaggacaatacctcacgtggcgtctgacattgtcactggggttgcgtggagaaccgggctgctgcagggtatgggcgagcctcggtcgatgTGCTCCTGTGCCTCGGTCGAGCGCACGGAGTTAA